The following are encoded in a window of Heterodontus francisci isolate sHetFra1 unplaced genomic scaffold, sHetFra1.hap1 HAP1_SCAFFOLD_70_2, whole genome shotgun sequence genomic DNA:
- the LOC137362327 gene encoding probable G-protein coupled receptor 139: PELQLVGVPNFNLLTIGILSQGKCGLSKCVTRYLVAMSAADLLVIILDLILRHIPIVYEEQFRFLRSIPLCNIHAVLLYAATDCSVWFTVTFTFDRFVAISCQKLKRKYCSEKTAALVLGTVTVLICLKNITRYFMLRGRYWLKNQPWFCSVAQAVLSSRVWGTMDLLHNILTPALPFVVILLLNALTVRHILVSSRGRRRLRAHSSGESRKDPEMESRRKSIILLLVISGNFILLWALLMLYSMWWRMWYLGYRSVILRWFLRELGFMLQLLSCCTNTAIYAVTQTQFREQLKNVLKSPFIPIVKFIQ; this comes from the exons CCCGAATTGCAGTTGGTGGGGGTTCCGAATT ttaacttgctgacgattgggatcctgtctcagggaaagtgtggtctctccaaatgtgtcactcgctacctggtggccatgtcagcggcggatctactggttattatcctggacctgatattgagacacattcctatTGTTTATGAGGAACAGTTCCGGTTCCTGCGGTCCATCCccctgtgtaatatccacgccgtcctgctttacgcagccacagactgttctgtctggttcacagtcactttcacctttgatcgatttgtggccattagttgccagaagctgaaaagaaaatattgcagcgagaaaacagcggctctggttctgggaacagtgactgtgctgatatgtttaaagaacatcacccgGTATTTTATGTTAAGGGGTCGGTATTGGCTGAAGAACCAACCTTGGTTTTGTTCTGTAGCACAGGCTGTTCTATCCTCTCGGGTCTGGGGAACAATGGacctcctccacaacattctaaccccggcgctcccatttgtggtgattctgctgctcaatgctctcaccgtgagacacattttagtgagcagcagaggacgcagaagactccgagctcacagcagtggggagagtcgcaaagaccccgagatggagagtcgaaggaaatcgatcattttactgttagttatctcggggaatttcatcctctTATGGGCACTGTTAATGCTGTATTCAATGTGGTGGCGGATGTGGTATTTGGGCTATCGGTCTGTAATTCTACGTTGGTTTCTGCGGGAATTAGGGTTTATGCTGCAACTCCTGAGTtgttgcacaaacactgcgatttatgccgtcacccagactcagttcagagagcagttgaagaatgtgctgaaatcccCCTTTAttccaattgttaaattcattcaatga